In Candidatus Desulfatibia profunda, the genomic stretch AATATGATCTGGGCATGCAAAAGCAGGTCGCAAAAGGCAAACAGACCGGTTGGCAGGATGCGATGCGATTATGGCCCGATATGGACAGAATCTGCCGCCATAGCCTCACCCATCGCATCGAGAGTCGAATTTGTGCATATAATTATGAATGTTCCTCCTGCGATTTTGACCAGTTTTTTGAAGATGTGTGGACCCCGAAAACCAAAACGGTGCCCTTTGAGGTACAAAAGGTCAAGGGTTTCGACGTCCCGGTGGGATACTATTTTCATAACGGACATGCCTGGGCTCGGATTGAAAGCGGCGGATATATCCGCATCGGGCTGGATGACTTTGCCCTCAAACTCTTGGGGAAAGCGGATGCACTCGATCTTCCCCTGATGGGCAACGTACTGGATATGGGTAAAGCGGGCTGGGGCCTGAGGCGCAAAGACAACCAGGCAGACGTGCTGTCACCGGTCGGCGGCGTCATCATGGAGGTCAATTCCAAGGTTCGAGAGAATCCGGAAATAACCAACCGTGAACCTTATGGTGAAGGCTGGCTGTTTGTAGTGCGAACGCCGGATATTAAAAAGAGCGTTAATAACTTGATGACGGATACAAACAGTTTGGACTGGATCAATGCCGAGGTCAATCAACTGGAAGCCTTGATCGAAAATGTTGCCGGGCCGCTGGCTGCCGACGGCGGTTATCTGCAAGACGACATTTACGGAAACCTTCCTGATCTTGGCTGGAACACCTTGACAAAAACTTTTCTCAAGACCTGATGTCAGAAAGGAAAGGACAAAATGGAATCGAGCGGTTATCAGAATCAATTGAAAGATGCCATCAGTCCCTGTATCTGGATGCAGGCCGGGGTGGTGAACCGCCGACTTTGCAAGATCGATTACGATTGTCCGGCATGCCGCTTTGACCGTGCCATGCGCCGGGTTTCCGATGAAAACAGTAAGCTGCGGAAGCAAGGCACGGCTTTAAAGCGCAAAAGAGACAACATTTTTTTCTGGAAGGAAAAGCTGAAGGAACTGCCGCCCTGGAAACGACCCTGCCTGCATCATATGAAGGGCCGGATCGAGTTTAAAGCCTGCACCCAGGAGTACCGTTGCTGGAATTGTGAGTTTGATCAATTTTTTCATGACCAGTATTCGGTCTATGCCGTTGTCCGGCCGGTCGATTTTATTGATGTCGAAGGATTCAAGATTCCCCATGGATTTTACCTGCATCGGGGTCATGCCTGGCTGCGGATAGAGGAAGGGTCCGAGGTCCGGGTGGGTCTGGACGATTTTGCACTGCGTCTGTTCGGTCCCCTTGACAGGTTTGAGGCTCCCCTAATAGGGAAAAAAATCGAGCAGGATCGAGCGGACATTTTGATGAACCGGGGGCAGCAGGCGGCCAAGGTGCTTTCGCCGGTCAGCGGCGTGGTGACCGCCATTAACCCCAGGCTGAGGGAGAAAGGGAGCCTGGCCAATCAGGATCCTTACTCGGAAGGCTGGATTGCTAGAGTTCACACAGACAATCTGCGCCGGGATTTGAAAAAACTCATGATCGGCGACGAAACCAAAGATTTTATCGACAAAGAGGTCCATCGTCTGTATCAGTTGATAGAGAATGAGGCCGGTCCTTTAACTGCCGATGGCGGTCAATTGGGGAACGACATCTACGGAA encodes the following:
- a CDS encoding glycine cleavage system protein H — its product is MAEKMNDTRRSRLGYGSTYRKGTKQDLGQSKEIGAVLGGQIWMVKPEKRAEATHPCLWMQAGIVDFKNCNNYYDCTTCKYDLGMQKQVAKGKQTGWQDAMRLWPDMDRICRHSLTHRIESRICAYNYECSSCDFDQFFEDVWTPKTKTVPFEVQKVKGFDVPVGYYFHNGHAWARIESGGYIRIGLDDFALKLLGKADALDLPLMGNVLDMGKAGWGLRRKDNQADVLSPVGGVIMEVNSKVRENPEITNREPYGEGWLFVVRTPDIKKSVNNLMTDTNSLDWINAEVNQLEALIENVAGPLAADGGYLQDDIYGNLPDLGWNTLTKTFLKT
- a CDS encoding glycine cleavage system protein H, producing the protein MESSGYQNQLKDAISPCIWMQAGVVNRRLCKIDYDCPACRFDRAMRRVSDENSKLRKQGTALKRKRDNIFFWKEKLKELPPWKRPCLHHMKGRIEFKACTQEYRCWNCEFDQFFHDQYSVYAVVRPVDFIDVEGFKIPHGFYLHRGHAWLRIEEGSEVRVGLDDFALRLFGPLDRFEAPLIGKKIEQDRADILMNRGQQAAKVLSPVSGVVTAINPRLREKGSLANQDPYSEGWIARVHTDNLRRDLKKLMIGDETKDFIDKEVHRLYQLIENEAGPLTADGGQLGNDIYGNLPQVGWQRLAKLFLHTDPE